The Drosophila biarmipes strain raj3 chromosome 2L, RU_DBia_V1.1, whole genome shotgun sequence genome has a window encoding:
- the LOC108033507 gene encoding uncharacterized protein LOC108033507 → MKIIFIFILANLGFVALSRMDDLARDTKRKLQNYVDKYRYLSTGNAEFAQWIEKLYNAIHSKRDVVWKTRLRIKFGAYDKERQELEDQITTRLSRVKTQLSLRDGGQGCVPYYTLQKSALENAYQLSNYMKKDTIKSNSYDCPSNIRQKSYDYDDY, encoded by the exons ATGAAGATCatttttatctttatattGGCAAATCTGGGCTTTG TCGCCTTAAGCAGAATGGATGATCTTGCGCGTGACACTAAACGTAAACTTCAAAACTATGTAGACAAATATAGATACTTGTCCACTGGAAATGCTGAATTCGCCCAGTGGATTGAAAAACTCTACAATGCTATCCATAGTAAGAGAGATGTTGTGTGGAAAACGCGGTTGCGGATAAAATTCGGAGCTTACGACAAGGAACGTCAAGAACTTGAAGACCAGATTACTACTCGCTTATCCAGAGTCAAAACTCAATTAAGCCTAAGAGACGGAGGCCAGGGATGTGTGCCGTACTATACACTCCAGAAAAGTGCACTTGAAAACGCCTATCAGCTATCCAATTATATGAAAAAGGACACAATTAAGAGCAATAGTTACGATTGCCCAAGTAATATTAGGCAGAAAAGTTATGACTATGACGATTACTAA
- the LOC108033281 gene encoding uncharacterized protein LOC108033281: MAGSLRVQSQPALRISSMKLTAIFLLPNFGFSTNVTSTRGLRDIVEKYKDLSMGNTEFSQWIKKLDIVSKWSPMEEKLKFQAQFRIYNERRLELENSITNRINTIDILINKLPIEEKRCL; this comes from the exons ATGGCTGGATCATTAAGGGTCCAG TCTCAGCCAGCACTTCGAATTAGCAGTATGAAGCTGACAGCAATATTCCTTTTGCCAAATTTCGGGTTCAGTACGAACGTCACGTCAACCAGAGGCCTCCGAGATATAgtggaaaaatataaagacTTGTCCATGGGAAATACGGAGTTTTCGCAGTGGATTAAAAAACTCGACATTGTTAGTAAGTGGAGTCCTATGGAAGAGAAATTGAAGTTCCAAGCTCAATTTAGGATCTACAACGAACGTCGGCTGGAATTGGAAAATAGTATTACGAACCGCATCAACACGATCGATATTCTCATTAATAAACTTCCTATTGAAGAAAAAAGGTGTCTTTAA
- the LOC108033466 gene encoding uncharacterized protein LOC108033466, producing the protein MFRNLSMLRNKLALQRIQVSRLTSRSTMSTGMTCLTINRPRNIDGVTVIDINMNDMAKNDVEFNRNFVNSLTSVDRPHFVEPIQPVGTDAVESPPAEDSAPAENVNILPPGAPSSVLGVDGNPIVPIEIDGWNQDDEDPTVQKNAKDVDIGNDDEYKAEMALRVPEVREAQTEYKGIKVKLPETANQDVGTYRFRREPEDLKAVGDDTRLVRFDK; encoded by the coding sequence ATGTTTCGCAACTTGTCGATGTTGAGAAACAAGCTGGCACTGCAGCGGATTCAGGTTTCCCGTCTGACCTCGCGCTCCACAATGTCAACCGGAATGACGTGCCTCACAATAAATCGCCCTAGGAACATCGACGGCGTGACGGTGATAGATATCAATATGAATGATATGGCCAAGAATGATGTGGAGTTCAATCGTAATTTCGTCAATTCGCTGACATCGGTGGACCGCCCTCACTTCGTGGAACCAATTCAGCCAGTGGGCACTGATGCGGTGGAGTCGCCTCCTGCAGAGGACTCTGCTCCGGCGGAAAACGTGAACATTTTGCCCCCAGGTGCGCCCAGTTCCGTTCTCGGCGTCGATGGAAATCCCATTGTGCCCATCGAAATCGATGGCTGGAATCAGGACGATGAGGATCCCACCGTGCAGAAGAACGCCAAGGACGTGGACATCGGCAATGACGACGAGTACAAGGCCGAGATGGCTCTGCGGGTGCCCGAGGTGAGGGAAGCCCAAACCGAGTACAAGGGCATCAAGGTGAAGCTGCCGGAAACGGCCAACCAGGATGTGGGCACCTATCGCTTCCGTCGCGAGCCTGAGGATCTCAAGGCGGTCGGAGACGACACGCGTCTTGTCCGATTCGACAAGTAG